The following proteins are co-located in the Cetobacterium sp. NK01 genome:
- a CDS encoding tyrosine-protein phosphatase, giving the protein MVDIHTHLLFGVDDGPKTLEESIEMIRDAIEVGFNEFYLTAHYNKGRFCNINYDKNYEILKKRCEELNLKVKLHKGNEVYLDEKIDLVLEKGEFNTIKDNLLLVEFSPLTPPNVGKHLLKKVLEKGFTPILAHVERYSHFRGSDLVELKKLGVKLQVNMCGDKPKYIVRLLNEGYIDYLGSDAHGTEKRSYKEIKKEGKKNEKTKSTDGIFNTFFRSIFRRPWLRSHS; this is encoded by the coding sequence ATGGTAGATATCCACACTCATCTACTATTTGGAGTTGACGATGGACCAAAGACATTAGAGGAATCTATTGAGATGATCAGGGATGCTATAGAAGTTGGATTTAATGAGTTTTATCTCACAGCTCACTATAACAAGGGAAGATTTTGTAATATTAATTATGATAAAAATTATGAAATTTTAAAAAAAAGATGTGAAGAGTTAAATCTAAAAGTTAAACTTCATAAAGGGAATGAAGTTTACTTAGATGAGAAGATAGATTTAGTCTTAGAAAAAGGAGAGTTTAATACAATAAAAGATAATCTTCTTTTAGTTGAGTTTTCTCCATTAACACCACCAAATGTGGGAAAGCATCTTTTGAAAAAAGTTTTAGAAAAAGGGTTTACACCTATTTTAGCTCATGTGGAAAGATATAGTCATTTTAGGGGAAGTGACTTAGTGGAGTTGAAAAAACTTGGAGTAAAACTTCAAGTGAATATGTGTGGAGATAAACCAAAGTATATAGTTAGGTTATTAAATGAGGGATATATTGATTACTTAGGTAGTGATGCCCATGGAACAGAGAAAAGGAGCTATAAGGAAATTAAAAAGGAGGGGAAGAAAAATGAGAAAACAAAATCTACTGACGGGATTTTTAATACTTTCTTTAGGAGCATATTCAGAAGACCTTGGCTTAGAAGCCATTCTTGA
- a CDS encoding efflux RND transporter periplasmic adaptor subunit, with product MNKKIMIGAVVAVLALGGYLAINKVSGKEVKVSKIEIGSLSSSILYAGVVAPGEVVPVYVEAPVLVESIIARVGQEVEPGDRLMTFSTKSIIENDKELKINELDIKDVKLRIADLDGGSLKLELDNRKLEMRNLEEKIKGDERRLPVLTAEARTLKEKAEAYKKLLAADGVSSTEANKAATEADKKMVELEDLRTDLELNRQKFELSAVSFESLTRELQIEEAKLKSSLEKLQLNYDILTRRAEQLRKPLEAPIAGVITAIDVVEGSNMLGGQRLLAISPKGESTVKVEVPMYQASSVSPKQKAIIRSSSSGGDLMYEGVVSRVSSVARESVLGGKNDKVIEVEVKVSETNDLKPGFITDVEITNDSTRSVATVSSFSVIEEGDKNYVYIVDEGKVRKTEVKIGAKTSTDYEVLNLPLGTEVVINPFKVSNGERVKAVI from the coding sequence ATGAATAAAAAGATAATGATTGGTGCTGTAGTTGCAGTGCTAGCTCTTGGAGGATACCTTGCCATTAATAAGGTGAGTGGGAAAGAGGTAAAAGTTTCTAAGATAGAGATAGGTAGCCTTTCTAGCTCAATACTTTATGCAGGAGTTGTTGCACCAGGAGAGGTTGTACCTGTGTATGTAGAAGCACCTGTTTTAGTTGAGTCAATAATAGCTCGTGTGGGACAAGAGGTTGAACCTGGAGATAGACTTATGACTTTTAGTACTAAGAGTATAATTGAAAATGATAAAGAGTTAAAAATAAATGAGCTTGATATAAAAGATGTAAAACTTAGAATAGCTGATTTAGATGGTGGATCATTGAAGTTAGAATTAGATAATAGAAAACTTGAGATGAGAAACTTAGAGGAGAAAATAAAGGGAGATGAAAGAAGGCTTCCAGTATTAACAGCAGAGGCTAGAACTTTAAAGGAAAAAGCAGAGGCTTATAAAAAACTTTTAGCTGCAGATGGAGTTTCTAGTACAGAAGCTAATAAGGCTGCAACAGAAGCTGATAAAAAAATGGTAGAGCTTGAGGATTTAAGAACTGATTTAGAGCTGAATAGACAAAAGTTTGAACTTTCAGCTGTAAGTTTTGAAAGTTTAACTAGAGAACTACAGATTGAAGAAGCTAAACTAAAATCAAGTTTAGAGAAGCTACAACTAAATTATGATATTTTAACTCGTCGTGCAGAGCAGTTAAGAAAACCTCTTGAAGCACCAATAGCTGGAGTTATTACAGCAATAGATGTGGTAGAGGGAAGTAATATGTTAGGTGGACAAAGATTACTTGCTATATCTCCAAAAGGAGAGAGTACAGTAAAAGTTGAAGTACCAATGTATCAAGCTAGTAGTGTTTCACCAAAACAAAAAGCAATTATACGTAGTTCATCATCTGGTGGAGATTTAATGTATGAAGGAGTTGTATCTAGAGTTTCTAGTGTAGCTCGTGAAAGTGTTTTAGGTGGAAAAAATGATAAAGTTATAGAGGTTGAAGTAAAGGTTTCAGAAACTAATGACTTAAAACCTGGATTTATAACTGATGTAGAGATAACTAATGATTCTACAAGAAGTGTTGCAACTGTTTCATCTTTTTCTGTAATAGAGGAGGGAGATAAGAACTATGTCTATATAGTTGACGAAGGCAAAGTTAGAAAAACAGAGGTAAAAATTGGTGCAAAAACTTCTACAGATTATGAAGTGCTTAATCTGCCACTGGGAACAGAGGTTGTAATAAATCCATTTAAAGTTAGTAACGGTGAAAGAGTAAAGGCTGTGATTTAA
- a CDS encoding TolC family protein, whose product MRKQNLLTGFLILSLGAYSEDLGLEAILERVKVANPEVRVKELDVKIKEKGKKKAFRNLILPPVTIESENDWETAKKEGFGFEKIEAVIPIFQGGKIVNTYKKSKSELELAKEEQKLAVYSWQENAVNAYFSTLNYRKQKEVTDLTIAALQKQRNRLDGLYKENKMIAKSEVLKVEADLENNRALNYENIQKERAAKETLMQLLGYDLDKEITLSEFNAMDYLKSLGDIKKVEDPKNTTLGKTQSLMVDLAEYDLKIAKADLYPVLYVKPSHKFKEENLNTHKYETVNEGRVEVGIRYTFAWGATLDSVDQSEYRLDQAKIKYDNNIQGIKLDMRNKLGEIESLAGQSEAQKKRVELLRENLKIDNLRYDNELVTTFDYLNSVNKLKSAEEDYYKLQRSLVLAVIEYENLYK is encoded by the coding sequence ATGAGAAAACAAAATCTACTGACGGGATTTTTAATACTTTCTTTAGGAGCATATTCAGAAGACCTTGGCTTAGAAGCCATTCTTGAAAGAGTTAAAGTTGCTAATCCTGAGGTTAGAGTTAAAGAGTTAGATGTAAAGATAAAGGAGAAAGGGAAGAAAAAGGCCTTTAGAAATCTTATTCTACCACCTGTAACAATAGAAAGTGAAAATGACTGGGAAACAGCTAAAAAAGAGGGGTTTGGATTTGAAAAGATAGAAGCAGTAATTCCTATTTTTCAAGGTGGAAAGATAGTAAATACATATAAAAAATCAAAAAGCGAATTGGAATTAGCTAAAGAGGAACAAAAATTAGCTGTTTATTCATGGCAAGAAAATGCTGTAAATGCATATTTTTCCACATTAAACTACAGAAAGCAAAAAGAGGTAACAGATTTAACAATTGCAGCCCTACAAAAACAAAGAAACAGACTTGATGGTTTATACAAAGAGAATAAAATGATAGCAAAGTCAGAAGTTTTAAAAGTTGAGGCAGATTTAGAAAATAATAGAGCATTAAATTATGAAAATATTCAAAAAGAGAGAGCAGCTAAAGAGACATTGATGCAACTTTTAGGATATGATTTAGATAAAGAGATTACATTGTCTGAGTTTAATGCAATGGACTATTTAAAATCTTTGGGAGATATTAAAAAAGTTGAAGATCCTAAAAATACAACTTTAGGTAAGACTCAGAGTTTAATGGTAGATTTAGCAGAGTATGATCTGAAAATTGCAAAAGCTGATCTGTATCCAGTACTTTATGTAAAACCTTCTCATAAATTTAAAGAGGAAAATTTAAATACACATAAATATGAAACTGTAAATGAAGGTAGAGTAGAAGTTGGTATTAGGTATACTTTCGCTTGGGGAGCAACACTAGATTCTGTAGACCAAAGTGAATACAGATTAGATCAAGCTAAGATTAAGTATGATAACAATATTCAAGGAATAAAGTTAGATATGAGAAATAAGCTTGGAGAGATAGAATCCTTAGCTGGTCAAAGTGAAGCTCAAAAGAAAAGAGTTGAACTACTGAGAGAAAACTTAAAAATTGATAACTTGAGATATGACAATGAGCTTGTGACAACATTTGATTATCTAAATTCAGTAAATAAATTAAAAAGTGCTGAAGAGGATTACTACAAACTTCAAAGATCACTTGTTTTAGCAGTGATAGAGTATGAGAATCTGTATAAGTAG
- a CDS encoding mannose-1-phosphate guanylyltransferase: MLTAIIMAGGSGERFWPLSTPEKPKQLLKIFSDKTMIRETVDRILPIIPADKIFIATNELQQMAIKKELKDIPEENIIIEPDFKDTAAAIGYSSLIIENRLKKLLKNDEKLEVVVLASDHLIKDENLFRKVINKGAEEARKNSVIVTLGIKPDKPETGYGYIEVKNDEKIDLNEVYKVKRFREKPNLETAENYVASGKYLWNSGMFIFTIETIFKNFDVLMEEHTEIFNSIREKLLQNKTGLELTNLVRSDFKQFEKISIDFGLMEFSKNIRVIPVDIGWNDIGSFNALDEVFPKNIAGNIIRNTTVLELDAVNNIVVGDGSKISLLGVKDLVVVKNGNNILIADKSRTQDIKKIIQK; encoded by the coding sequence ATGTTAACAGCAATAATTATGGCTGGAGGCAGTGGTGAAAGATTTTGGCCATTGTCAACACCTGAAAAACCAAAGCAACTTTTAAAAATATTTTCAGATAAAACTATGATAAGAGAAACTGTAGATAGAATCTTGCCTATAATCCCTGCTGATAAAATATTTATAGCAACAAATGAACTACAACAGATGGCAATAAAAAAAGAGTTAAAAGATATTCCAGAGGAAAATATAATCATTGAGCCAGATTTTAAAGATACAGCTGCAGCAATAGGATATTCATCATTGATAATTGAAAATAGATTAAAAAAATTATTGAAAAATGATGAAAAACTTGAAGTGGTTGTATTAGCTTCAGATCATTTAATTAAAGATGAAAACCTTTTTAGAAAAGTTATAAATAAGGGCGCAGAGGAAGCAAGAAAAAATAGTGTTATTGTAACGTTAGGAATAAAACCAGATAAACCAGAAACTGGATATGGATATATAGAGGTAAAAAATGATGAAAAGATAGATTTAAATGAAGTTTATAAAGTTAAAAGATTTCGTGAAAAACCAAATTTAGAAACAGCTGAAAACTATGTAGCTTCAGGAAAATATCTTTGGAATTCAGGGATGTTTATATTTACAATAGAAACTATTTTTAAAAATTTTGATGTTCTTATGGAGGAACATACAGAGATTTTTAATTCTATAAGAGAAAAATTGTTACAGAATAAAACAGGACTTGAACTAACCAATTTAGTGAGAAGTGATTTTAAACAATTTGAAAAAATTTCTATAGATTTTGGGCTAATGGAGTTTTCTAAAAACATAAGAGTAATACCGGTAGATATAGGTTGGAATGATATAGGATCTTTTAATGCTTTAGATGAAGTTTTTCCAAAAAATATAGCGGGAAATATAATTAGAAATACAACTGTTTTAGAATTAGATGCTGTAAATAATATAGTTGTTGGAGACGGAAGTAAAATATCATTATTAGGGGTAAAAGATTTAGTTGTTGTAAAAAATGGTAATAATATATTAATAGCAGATAAATCTAGAACACAAGATATAAAAAAAATAATACAAAAATAA
- a CDS encoding glycosyltransferase family 2 protein: protein MKVSIITASYNSDKYIEDTIKSVLSQTYKNIEYIIIDGGSKDNTLDIVKKYEKNFNGRLKWISEKDKGIYDAMNKGINLASGDIIGLINSDDYLSNETIIEKVVNKIKEKNSDLIYGDLDFIKENDKTSVVRKWKSGVYKKGIFRRGWHPAHPTLYIKKEFYNKVGNFSLDYKIAADFDLMLRIFEKNNPKVDYLEEVMVKMRVGGVSTGGFKSKLTIAKECSRAWSKNSLSKPFLFDYIRFITKLKQMI, encoded by the coding sequence ATGAAAGTTTCTATAATAACAGCGAGTTATAATAGTGATAAATATATAGAAGATACAATAAAATCAGTTTTATCTCAAACGTATAAGAATATAGAATATATAATAATCGATGGTGGTTCAAAAGATAATACTTTAGATATAGTTAAAAAATATGAAAAAAATTTTAATGGTAGATTAAAGTGGATATCTGAAAAGGATAAGGGTATTTACGATGCTATGAATAAAGGAATTAATTTAGCTTCAGGAGATATTATTGGGCTTATTAATTCAGACGATTATTTAAGTAATGAAACAATAATAGAGAAAGTTGTAAATAAAATAAAAGAGAAGAATTCAGATTTAATTTATGGAGATTTAGATTTCATAAAAGAAAATGATAAAACTAGTGTGGTTAGAAAATGGAAATCTGGAGTTTATAAAAAAGGAATATTTAGAAGAGGATGGCATCCAGCTCATCCAACTTTATATATAAAAAAAGAATTTTATAATAAAGTTGGAAACTTTTCACTAGATTATAAAATAGCAGCAGATTTTGATTTGATGTTAAGAATCTTTGAAAAAAATAATCCAAAAGTTGATTATCTAGAAGAAGTAATGGTAAAAATGAGAGTTGGTGGAGTTAGCACAGGTGGATTTAAAAGTAAATTAACTATAGCTAAAGAGTGCTCAAGAGCTTGGAGTAAGAATAGCCTATCGAAACCATTTTTATTTGATTATATAAGGTTTATAACAAAATTAAAACAAATGATTTAA
- a CDS encoding YveK family protein: MRRKEDFYEDDFYEDEEELDLMDLVFTLLRRWKLITLIAIPIFAAGVFFAMTRPTVYKAEMTMMVSSGRNFSASSLDGGELSVNQKLATTYAEIAKSNTILKSVIKKYDLETSLKGLQNNVTISPVEDTELLQLTYKNGDPALAAAVVNEIGNEFMLKVREVMNFQNIKVVESAEVPREALPKRRVLIIAISFVLSIMVGCMTAFIVEFFFCKLRKPKDIEKILGTSMLGMVPDFNLSLVDGGKDGK; the protein is encoded by the coding sequence ATGAGGAGAAAAGAGGATTTTTACGAAGATGACTTCTATGAAGATGAAGAGGAATTAGATCTGATGGATCTTGTTTTTACACTTCTTAGAAGATGGAAATTGATAACACTTATTGCAATACCTATATTTGCTGCAGGAGTTTTCTTTGCAATGACTAGACCAACAGTTTATAAAGCTGAGATGACTATGATGGTATCAAGTGGAAGAAATTTTAGTGCCAGCTCCCTAGATGGAGGAGAGTTATCAGTAAATCAAAAGCTAGCAACAACTTATGCAGAGATAGCTAAAAGCAATACAATCTTAAAAAGTGTTATAAAAAAATATGATTTAGAAACAAGTTTAAAAGGATTACAAAATAATGTGACAATATCACCAGTTGAAGATACAGAGTTATTACAGTTGACATATAAAAATGGAGATCCAGCACTTGCAGCAGCTGTAGTAAATGAGATTGGAAATGAGTTTATGTTAAAAGTTCGTGAGGTTATGAACTTTCAAAATATAAAAGTTGTTGAATCAGCAGAGGTTCCTAGAGAAGCATTGCCTAAAAGGAGAGTTTTAATAATTGCAATATCTTTTGTGCTATCTATTATGGTGGGATGTATGACAGCTTTTATAGTTGAGTTCTTCTTCTGTAAGTTGCGTAAACCAAAGGATATAGAGAAAATTTTAGGAACGTCAATGCTTGGAATGGTTCCAGATTTCAATCTTTCTCTAGTTGATGGAGGTAAGGATGGAAAATAG
- a CDS encoding sugar transferase, which yields MKHSQNIRGRIIYTITLFFLLEIMRQSFQLSGELIFYSLFPIMLFSYYIFDTFSFNKKYRYREFIISAAINGLIFYILIAYYKDTSLIFGWVFFTIVQNLIKWLYNIIFSSTERVVLLTDRLDDKLENIIRKNEKLSYKGCVNLDEIGKIKSMNASEVIYPIEITNQAINEIYNLKMSGVKVKDSMAFLQEVEGKIDIDSLSKDWVIKARGFEVLSSSFEQRIKRILDISMSLVILIIGAPFMIFTYFLVKFDNPKNFFNNPAFFRQKRIGAGGKEFEIVKFRSMRLHDPSEHSKYASKKDDRITPVGKFIRKTRLDELPQIFNVLKGDMSFVGPRPEWNELGREYEKKINMYKVRYAVKPGLTGWAQVMYPYGASLEDAKKKLEYDIYYIKHQNFILDIIILFKTVKVVLFGKGM from the coding sequence ATGAAACATAGTCAGAATATAAGAGGAAGAATAATATATACAATAACACTATTTTTTCTACTTGAAATTATGAGACAAAGTTTTCAATTAAGTGGAGAACTAATATTTTATTCATTATTTCCAATTATGCTTTTTTCCTACTATATTTTTGATACATTTTCTTTCAATAAAAAGTATAGATACAGAGAGTTTATTATATCAGCAGCTATAAATGGTCTTATTTTCTATATTTTAATAGCTTACTATAAAGATACTAGCTTAATCTTTGGTTGGGTATTTTTCACTATTGTTCAAAATCTAATTAAATGGCTTTATAATATCATATTTAGTTCAACTGAAAGAGTTGTATTACTTACAGATAGATTAGATGACAAGTTAGAAAATATAATTAGAAAAAATGAAAAACTATCATATAAAGGATGCGTTAATCTAGATGAAATAGGGAAAATTAAAAGTATGAACGCAAGTGAAGTAATCTATCCCATAGAAATAACAAATCAAGCTATAAATGAGATTTATAATTTGAAAATGTCTGGAGTTAAAGTAAAGGATTCTATGGCATTTTTACAAGAAGTTGAGGGAAAAATAGATATTGATAGCTTATCTAAAGATTGGGTTATAAAGGCAAGAGGATTTGAAGTTTTAAGTTCTAGCTTTGAGCAAAGAATAAAAAGAATTTTAGATATATCGATGTCACTAGTGATTCTTATAATTGGAGCTCCATTTATGATTTTTACATACTTTCTTGTAAAATTTGATAATCCAAAAAATTTCTTTAATAATCCAGCATTTTTTAGGCAAAAGCGTATTGGAGCTGGAGGAAAAGAATTTGAGATAGTTAAATTTAGATCTATGAGATTACATGATCCAAGTGAACATTCAAAGTATGCTAGCAAAAAAGATGATAGGATTACTCCAGTTGGAAAATTTATAAGAAAAACAAGGTTGGATGAGTTGCCACAGATATTTAATGTATTAAAAGGTGACATGAGCTTTGTAGGACCAAGGCCAGAGTGGAATGAACTTGGAAGAGAGTATGAAAAAAAGATAAATATGTATAAGGTACGATATGCAGTAAAACCAGGACTTACAGGGTGGGCACAAGTTATGTATCCATATGGAGCAAGTTTAGAAGACGCTAAAAAAAAGTTAGAATATGATATTTATTACATAAAACATCAAAATTTTATATTAGATATAATAATACTATTTAAAACAGTTAAAGTAGTACTATTTGGGAAGGGGATGTAG
- a CDS encoding HTH domain-containing protein yields the protein MSVAIYSRHLRILRLLNFTKGENLEFIQSFFKISKANLNLIIRDIHDSVPNISNSKKIDLIIKEILNHENIFEILKSNQIISKDERVFFLILKILIKGNLNLESLSKKLEVSRRTLNGDLVDIKKDLENFDLIIESHTGKGVFLTGDNINVKRALSCYIYKFLVEEPYLPQIFLDYFSYLFHDNEVDILLKKDIENFLSYCHMDNFFCNRELLKSFYISFKYLDDKGENDKNSLGNSLKDFSVFKFYFSKIFSNEDLEKFYEFFHDSLFKNIDFNEIPYFLNILRICTGNFPEESIYFYEHLEVWNEIIKKTFNKEISPKEAEILKKIILRVGVSSKQKHYLSIQELYFLNLHIDQETVEKCIALFTNFREHYWNISFNDVISIYFLLNSVKSEKKEIVILYRDIPKYMVENLKDKIEHQYNVTIKDFVNIHFFDTFKKNNSIKTLGVFTELPIDTEKYEILNLNLNI from the coding sequence ATGTCTGTAGCAATTTATTCTAGACACTTAAGAATACTTCGCCTTTTAAATTTCACAAAGGGAGAAAATCTAGAGTTTATACAATCGTTTTTTAAAATTTCAAAAGCTAATTTAAATCTAATTATTAGAGATATTCATGATTCAGTGCCAAATATTTCTAATAGTAAAAAAATAGATTTAATTATTAAAGAAATTTTGAATCATGAAAATATCTTTGAAATTTTAAAGAGTAATCAAATTATTTCAAAGGATGAAAGAGTTTTTTTTCTAATTCTAAAAATTCTTATTAAGGGAAATCTGAATTTAGAAAGTCTTTCTAAAAAATTAGAAGTTTCTAGACGTACATTAAACGGTGATCTAGTAGATATTAAAAAGGATTTGGAAAATTTTGATCTTATTATTGAGAGTCATACAGGAAAAGGTGTATTTTTAACAGGGGATAATATTAATGTAAAACGGGCACTTTCGTGCTACATCTATAAATTTTTAGTTGAAGAACCATATCTTCCACAGATTTTTTTAGATTATTTTTCATATCTATTTCATGATAACGAAGTAGATATTTTATTAAAAAAAGATATTGAAAACTTTTTAAGTTATTGTCATATGGATAATTTCTTTTGCAATAGAGAACTTTTAAAATCTTTTTATATAAGTTTTAAATATTTAGATGACAAAGGTGAGAATGATAAAAACAGTTTAGGAAACTCTTTAAAAGATTTTTCTGTTTTTAAATTTTATTTTTCTAAAATCTTTTCAAATGAAGATTTAGAAAAGTTTTATGAATTTTTCCACGATTCACTTTTTAAAAATATTGATTTTAATGAAATCCCATATTTTTTAAATATTTTAAGAATATGTACAGGTAATTTCCCAGAGGAGTCTATATATTTTTATGAGCATTTAGAAGTTTGGAATGAAATCATAAAAAAAACTTTTAATAAAGAGATTTCTCCTAAAGAGGCTGAGATTCTAAAAAAAATTATTTTAAGAGTTGGAGTTTCTAGTAAACAGAAACACTATCTTTCTATACAGGAGCTATATTTTTTAAATCTTCATATTGATCAAGAAACAGTTGAAAAATGCATTGCTCTTTTCACTAATTTCCGTGAACACTATTGGAATATCTCATTTAACGATGTTATATCTATATATTTTCTTCTAAACAGTGTGAAAAGTGAAAAGAAAGAGATTGTAATTTTATATAGAGATATCCCAAAATATATGGTAGAAAATCTTAAAGATAAAATTGAACATCAGTATAATGTAACTATAAAAGATTTTGTAAATATACATTTCTTTGATACTTTTAAAAAAAATAACTCTATAAAAACCTTAGGAGTTTTTACAGAGTTACCTATTGATACTGAAAAATATGAAATTTTAAATCTTAATTTGAATATTTAA
- a CDS encoding CpsD/CapB family tyrosine-protein kinase, giving the protein MENRTKRQIFFKDADNHEMNEALRVIRTNLHFLNEKELARTILVTSTVPKEGKSVIASNYAMSIAITGKKVLLIDCDIRRPRAHESFGVSFDKGLESVLSGEAKVEDVILRDVEKNLDILPTRNVAHNVTELFLGDKMRSLLDELKEKYNTVILDTPPLIIASDAAILSKYCDGVVYVVAYDQVAKRELEFGKTMLNNAKANIYGFVVNKVDKNGLSYGNYGYYNNNYSYYKDYYTEEGEALARAYRPQKGFKGFIEKLKRDYKRQLSGDQKGKRW; this is encoded by the coding sequence ATGGAAAATAGAACTAAAAGACAGATATTTTTTAAAGATGCTGATAATCATGAGATGAATGAAGCTCTTAGAGTTATTAGAACAAATCTCCATTTCTTAAATGAAAAAGAGTTAGCTCGTACAATATTAGTTACAAGTACAGTGCCAAAAGAGGGGAAAAGTGTTATAGCTTCTAACTATGCAATGAGTATCGCAATTACTGGGAAAAAAGTTTTACTAATAGATTGTGATATTAGAAGACCTAGAGCTCATGAGAGTTTTGGAGTATCTTTTGATAAAGGATTAGAATCTGTTCTTTCTGGTGAAGCGAAAGTTGAAGACGTAATTTTAAGAGATGTGGAGAAAAATTTAGATATTCTTCCCACAAGAAATGTGGCTCACAATGTAACAGAACTTTTTTTGGGAGATAAAATGAGATCTCTCTTAGATGAGTTAAAAGAAAAATACAACACAGTTATATTAGATACACCACCACTTATAATAGCAAGTGATGCAGCAATACTTTCAAAATATTGTGATGGAGTTGTGTATGTTGTGGCATATGATCAAGTTGCAAAAAGAGAGTTGGAGTTTGGAAAAACTATGTTAAATAATGCCAAAGCTAATATATATGGTTTTGTTGTAAACAAAGTTGATAAGAATGGATTATCTTATGGAAACTATGGATATTACAACAATAACTACTCATATTATAAGGATTATTACACAGAAGAGGGAGAGGCTCTTGCTAGAGCATACAGACCTCAAAAAGGGTTTAAGGGATTTATTGAAAAACTAAAAAGAGATTACAAGAGACAGCTAAGTGGGGACCAAAAGGGGAAAAGATGGTAG
- a CDS encoding ABC transporter permease, translating into MRFWMAFRFLRGNIERALFPLVAVIVGAMALVMTLSLGDGAKNIIDRDLSAIGNNRILIGADSISSKDLELVERLPFVEYAVFPEARRLVENTLYRSYTKKALKAMNLPRLKEGEVILDKTQFLDTEVGAEVELQTELGKRKFTIRDLYQEESPFETMKMGDRVIVSDETFERIFGRRTYKSLVISFPQDEDGVEYIPVILRELNRSRFGYDQVRVLEMPDIYKKVERIKSFVGKGLFILSFISLVVGGAGILNLIAAAVRERSSYIGILRTVGMDKKKLMEIFLIEAAVVITLGTLTGVVIGVVMSYLAGNILKIPPYFNFIKMVGAMILTMGVGLLFGVFPAKAAGELEIVEALKI; encoded by the coding sequence ATGAGATTTTGGATGGCATTTAGATTCCTTCGGGGAAATATTGAAAGAGCTTTATTTCCACTTGTGGCAGTTATAGTTGGAGCAATGGCTTTGGTTATGACACTATCTCTTGGAGATGGAGCAAAAAATATTATAGATAGAGATTTATCTGCCATAGGAAACAATAGAATTCTTATTGGAGCAGACTCTATAAGTTCTAAAGATTTAGAGCTAGTTGAGAGATTGCCTTTTGTGGAATATGCAGTTTTTCCAGAGGCAAGAAGATTAGTAGAAAATACATTATATAGAAGTTACACAAAAAAAGCTTTAAAAGCTATGAATCTTCCAAGGTTAAAAGAGGGAGAGGTAATTTTAGATAAGACACAGTTTTTAGATACAGAAGTGGGGGCAGAAGTAGAGCTACAAACTGAGTTGGGAAAAAGGAAATTTACAATTAGGGATTTGTATCAAGAGGAGAGTCCGTTTGAAACTATGAAAATGGGAGATAGGGTCATTGTAAGTGATGAAACTTTTGAAAGAATCTTTGGAAGGAGAACCTATAAAAGCTTAGTGATCTCCTTTCCACAAGATGAGGATGGGGTGGAATATATACCAGTTATACTTCGAGAGCTGAATAGGTCTCGGTTTGGGTACGATCAGGTACGGGTTTTAGAAATGCCAGACATCTATAAAAAAGTGGAGAGGATAAAAAGTTTTGTAGGAAAAGGACTTTTTATCCTCTCTTTTATTTCGTTAGTTGTTGGTGGAGCTGGAATTTTAAATTTAATAGCTGCAGCAGTGAGAGAGCGAAGTTCATATATAGGGATACTACGAACAGTGGGAATGGATAAAAAAAAATTGATGGAGATATTTTTAATAGAGGCAGCAGTGGTTATAACTTTAGGTACTCTTACAGGAGTTGTTATTGGAGTGGTGATGTCGTACTTAGCTGGAAATATACTAAAAATACCACCATATTTTAACTTTATAAAGATGGTAGGAGCTATGATTCTTACTATGGGTGTTGGACTACTCTTTGGAGTTTTTCCTGCTAAAGCAGCAGGAGAGCTAGAGATAGTAGAGGCGCTGAAAATTTAA